Proteins encoded together in one Nocardioides marinisabuli window:
- a CDS encoding CTP synthase, translating into MRNSGPTKHVFVTGGVASSLGKGLTASSLGRLLRSRGLRVTMQKLDPYLNVDPGTMNPFQHGEVFVTDDGAETDLDIGHYERFLDTDLSQIANVTTGQVYSQVIAKERRGDYLGDTVQVIPHITNEIKDRVLAMGGEDIDVVITEVGGTVGDIESLPFLEAARQVRHDVGRDNCFFIHVSLVPYIGPSGELKTKPTQHSVAALRQVGIQPDAIVCRADRELPASIKSKIALMCDVDDEAVVTAADAPSIYDIPKVLHREGLDAYLVRRLDLPFRDVDWTLWDDLLERVHHPEEEVTIGLVGKYVDLPDAYLSVAEALRAGGFAHSAKVNLRWIASDECATPAGAAKHLQDVDAVCVPGGFGIRGLEGKLGALTYTRTHGIPTLGLCLGLQCMVIEYSREVLGLEKAGSTEFDPQTPEPVIATMAEQVDIVDGEGDLGGTMRLGLYPAALKEGSVVRAAYGQAEVHERHRHRYEVNNAYRDDLESAGLVFSGTSPDNNLVEFVELPRDVHPFYVSTQAHPEYRSRPTRPHPLFAGLVGAAITRQRELRFPIDEKGLRRKPADD; encoded by the coding sequence GTGAGGAACTCAGGCCCGACCAAGCACGTGTTCGTGACCGGAGGCGTCGCCTCCTCGCTCGGGAAGGGACTCACGGCCTCCAGCCTGGGTCGGCTGCTGCGCTCGCGCGGCCTCCGGGTGACGATGCAGAAGCTCGACCCGTACCTCAACGTCGACCCCGGGACGATGAACCCGTTCCAGCACGGCGAGGTCTTCGTGACCGACGACGGCGCCGAGACCGACCTCGACATCGGCCACTACGAGCGCTTCCTCGACACCGACCTGTCGCAGATCGCGAACGTGACCACCGGGCAGGTCTACTCGCAGGTCATCGCCAAGGAGCGCCGCGGCGACTACCTCGGCGACACCGTGCAGGTGATCCCGCACATCACCAACGAGATCAAGGACCGGGTCCTCGCGATGGGCGGCGAGGACATCGACGTCGTGATCACCGAGGTCGGCGGCACCGTCGGCGACATCGAGTCGCTGCCGTTCCTCGAGGCCGCCCGCCAGGTGCGCCACGACGTCGGGCGCGACAACTGCTTCTTCATCCACGTCTCGCTGGTGCCCTACATCGGCCCCTCCGGCGAGCTGAAGACCAAGCCCACCCAGCACTCGGTCGCCGCCCTGCGCCAGGTCGGCATCCAGCCCGACGCCATCGTGTGCCGCGCCGACCGCGAGCTGCCGGCCTCGATCAAGAGCAAGATCGCGCTGATGTGCGACGTCGACGACGAGGCCGTCGTCACCGCCGCCGACGCGCCCTCCATCTACGACATCCCCAAGGTGCTGCACCGCGAGGGCCTCGACGCCTACCTGGTGCGCCGCCTCGACCTGCCCTTCCGCGACGTCGACTGGACGCTGTGGGACGACCTCCTCGAGCGGGTCCACCACCCCGAGGAGGAGGTCACGATCGGCCTGGTCGGCAAGTACGTCGACCTGCCCGACGCCTACCTCTCGGTCGCCGAGGCGCTGCGCGCCGGCGGCTTCGCGCACAGCGCCAAGGTCAACCTGCGCTGGATCGCCTCCGACGAGTGCGCCACCCCCGCCGGCGCCGCCAAGCACCTCCAGGACGTCGACGCCGTCTGCGTGCCGGGCGGCTTCGGCATCCGCGGGCTCGAGGGCAAGCTCGGCGCCCTGACCTACACGCGCACCCACGGCATCCCCACCCTCGGGCTGTGCCTGGGCCTGCAGTGCATGGTCATCGAGTACTCCCGCGAGGTGCTCGGCCTGGAGAAGGCCGGCTCGACCGAGTTCGACCCGCAGACCCCCGAGCCGGTCATCGCCACGATGGCCGAGCAGGTCGACATCGTCGACGGGGAGGGCGACCTCGGCGGCACGATGCGCCTGGGCCTCTACCCGGCCGCCCTCAAGGAGGGCTCGGTCGTGCGCGCGGCCTACGGCCAGGCCGAGGTGCACGAGCGGCACCGGCACCGCTACGAGGTCAACAACGCCTACCGCGACGACCTGGAGTCGGCCGGCCTGGTCTTCTCGGGCACCTCGCCCGACAACAACCTCGTCGAGTTCGTCGAGCTGCCGCGCGACGTGCACCCCTTCTACGTCTCCACCCAGGCGCACCCGGAGTACCGCTCGCGGCCTACCCGCCCGCACCCGCTCTTCGCTGGGCTGGTCGGCGCGGCGATCACCCGCCAGCGCGAGCTGCGCTTCCCGATCGACGAGAAGGGCCTGCGCCGCAAGCCCGCCGACGACTGA
- a CDS encoding NUDIX domain-containing protein, whose protein sequence is MDHPPLRDVPTTWPVTASADLHRDGWVVALREDHVRRPDHPDEEPFRRVVLEHPGAAVVLAVDEQERVLCLWQYRHAAAHRFVEIPAGLMDGDDEDPIEVARRELAEEAGLAAGEWTHLVSTYASPGISAELAHIYLARDLTEVGRGDFEPQHEEAEMEAAWVPFDDLRTGVLEGRLCDAPLVIAILVAHARGLAGTARHDGVPGPVQEEGAGR, encoded by the coding sequence ATGGACCACCCGCCGCTGCGAGACGTCCCCACCACGTGGCCGGTGACGGCCTCGGCCGACCTGCACCGCGACGGCTGGGTGGTCGCGCTGCGCGAGGACCACGTCCGGCGCCCCGACCACCCCGACGAGGAGCCGTTCCGGCGTGTGGTCCTCGAGCACCCGGGTGCCGCGGTGGTGCTGGCCGTCGACGAGCAGGAGCGGGTGCTGTGCCTGTGGCAGTACCGCCACGCCGCGGCGCACCGCTTCGTGGAGATCCCTGCGGGGCTGATGGACGGCGACGACGAGGACCCCATCGAGGTGGCGCGGCGCGAGCTGGCCGAGGAGGCCGGGCTGGCGGCGGGGGAGTGGACGCACCTGGTCTCGACCTACGCCTCGCCGGGCATCTCGGCCGAGCTGGCCCACATCTACCTGGCGCGCGACCTGACCGAGGTCGGGCGCGGCGACTTCGAGCCCCAGCACGAGGAGGCCGAGATGGAGGCCGCCTGGGTGCCCTTCGACGACCTGCGCACCGGGGTGCTCGAGGGTCGACTTTGTGACGCACCTCTCGTCATCGCGATACTGGTCGCGCACGCCCGCGGACTCGCGGGGACCGCTCGGCACGACGGGGTGCCGGGACCCGTGCAGGAAGAAGGAGCAGGCAGATGA
- the ald gene encoding alanine dehydrogenase, which produces MKVGVPKEVKNHEYRVAITPLGVNELVAAGHQVVIEKNAGLGSQVTDDEYVAAGAEILPDADAVWGSADMILKVKEPVAEEYHRMREGQVLFTYLHLAADKPLTEELLQRKVTAIAYETVQLDNGALPLLYPMSEVAGCLAPQVGAHSLLKAQGGRGVLLGGVGGVANAKVVIIGAGVSGQNAANIALGMGADVTLLDTDLEKLRMSFWRYNNKVHGLASSKLAIEQHVTEADMVIGAVLIPGAAAPKLVSNELVSRMKPGSVLVDIAVDQGGCFEDTRATTHADPTFQVHDSVFYCVANMPGAVPTTSTYALTNATMPYAVALANKGWRQALVDDRSLAKGLNTHDGQLTNEPVGAATGIDAVGLEQVLS; this is translated from the coding sequence ATGAAGGTCGGCGTCCCCAAGGAAGTCAAGAACCACGAGTACCGGGTGGCCATCACGCCCCTGGGCGTCAACGAGCTGGTCGCGGCCGGCCACCAGGTGGTGATCGAGAAGAACGCCGGGCTCGGCTCCCAGGTCACCGACGACGAGTACGTCGCCGCCGGTGCCGAGATCCTGCCCGACGCCGACGCCGTGTGGGGCAGCGCCGACATGATCTTGAAGGTCAAGGAGCCGGTCGCCGAGGAGTACCACCGGATGCGCGAGGGGCAGGTGCTCTTCACCTACCTGCACCTGGCCGCCGACAAGCCCCTGACCGAGGAGCTGCTCCAGCGCAAGGTCACCGCGATCGCCTACGAGACCGTGCAGCTCGACAACGGCGCGCTGCCGCTGCTCTACCCGATGTCGGAGGTCGCCGGCTGCCTGGCGCCCCAGGTCGGCGCCCACTCGCTGCTCAAGGCCCAGGGCGGGCGCGGCGTGCTGCTCGGCGGCGTCGGCGGCGTGGCGAACGCCAAGGTCGTCATCATCGGAGCCGGCGTCTCGGGCCAGAACGCCGCCAACATCGCGCTGGGCATGGGCGCCGACGTCACCCTGCTCGACACCGACCTCGAGAAGCTGCGGATGTCGTTCTGGCGCTACAACAACAAGGTGCACGGGCTGGCCTCCTCCAAGCTCGCCATCGAGCAGCACGTCACCGAGGCCGACATGGTCATCGGTGCGGTGCTGATCCCCGGCGCCGCGGCCCCCAAGCTGGTCTCCAACGAGCTGGTCTCGCGGATGAAGCCCGGTTCGGTCCTCGTCGACATCGCCGTCGACCAGGGCGGCTGCTTCGAGGACACCCGGGCCACCACGCACGCCGACCCGACCTTCCAGGTGCACGACTCGGTGTTCTACTGCGTGGCCAACATGCCGGGCGCCGTGCCGACCACCTCGACGTACGCCCTGACCAACGCGACGATGCCGTACGCCGTCGCGCTGGCCAACAAGGGCTGGCGCCAGGCGCTGGTCGACGACCGCTCCCTGGCCAAGGGCCTGAACACCCACGACGGCCAGCTGACCAACGAGCCCGTGGGCGCGGCGACCGGCATCGACGCGGTGGGCCTGGAGCAGGTGCTCTCCTGA
- a CDS encoding site-specific tyrosine recombinase XerD — protein MPALDARTAAPADALGAAVRTYLDHLSVERGLAANTLASYRRDLRRYLAHLAAQGVQRLDDVTEAGVGAFLVHLREGDADHPPLSATSAARTVVAVRGFHRFAVADGLAETDPAREVKPPTPAKRLPKALPLADVEAILEAAGAPGTTLALRDRALLEVLYGTGARISEAVGLDVDDLDLATDEAAPLEGTVLLRGKGGKQRIVPVGSYALEAVQAYLVRARPELAGLGGPGGTGGALFLNARGGRLSRQSAWTVLTRAAERAGVTRDVSPHTLRHSFATHLLDGGADVRVVQELLGHASVTTTQVYTLVTVDNLREVFATAHPRARG, from the coding sequence GTGCCCGCCCTCGACGCCCGCACCGCGGCCCCCGCCGACGCGCTGGGGGCCGCGGTGCGCACCTACCTCGACCACCTCTCGGTCGAGCGGGGGCTGGCGGCCAACACCCTGGCCTCGTACCGGCGCGACCTGCGCCGCTACCTGGCCCACCTCGCGGCGCAGGGCGTGCAGCGGCTCGACGACGTGACCGAGGCCGGCGTGGGTGCCTTCCTGGTGCACCTGCGCGAGGGCGACGCCGACCACCCGCCGCTGAGCGCCACCTCGGCGGCGCGCACCGTGGTGGCGGTGCGCGGCTTCCACCGCTTCGCCGTCGCCGACGGGCTCGCCGAGACCGACCCGGCCCGGGAGGTCAAGCCGCCCACGCCGGCCAAGCGGCTGCCCAAGGCGCTGCCGCTGGCCGACGTCGAGGCGATCCTCGAGGCCGCCGGCGCCCCCGGCACCACGCTGGCCCTGCGCGACCGGGCGCTGCTGGAGGTGCTCTACGGCACCGGCGCCCGGATCTCCGAGGCGGTCGGGCTCGACGTCGACGACCTCGACCTGGCCACCGACGAGGCAGCACCCCTCGAGGGCACCGTGCTGCTGCGCGGCAAGGGCGGCAAGCAGCGCATCGTGCCGGTCGGCTCCTACGCCCTGGAGGCGGTCCAGGCCTACCTGGTGCGCGCCCGCCCCGAGCTCGCCGGGCTCGGTGGGCCGGGCGGCACCGGGGGTGCGCTCTTCCTCAACGCCCGGGGCGGACGCCTCTCGCGCCAGTCGGCCTGGACCGTGCTGACCCGGGCCGCCGAGCGCGCCGGGGTGACCCGCGACGTCTCGCCCCACACGCTGCGCCACTCGTTCGCCACCCACCTGCTCGACGGTGGCGCCGACGTGCGCGTCGTGCAGGAGCTGCTGGGCCACGCGTCCGTGACCACCACCCAGGTCTACACCCTGGTGACCGTCGACAACCTGCGCGAGGTCTTCGCGACCGCGCACCCGAGAGCCAGAGGCTGA
- a CDS encoding DEAD/DEAH box helicase: protein MTQQDTQQETQQDPRTTEGADRLQGFDWPRVGADADAVYDAVAAYAASKGLALYPHQDEAVLELLAGSNVVLATPTGSGKSLVALAAHATALADDRVSFYTAPIKALVSEKFFDLCTVFGADNVGMLTGDAAVNADAPIICCTAEVLANLALREGRAADVGLVVMDEFHYYGEPDRGWAWQVPLLELPQAQFLLMSATLGDVSALGADLTRRNGRETAVVDDAERPVPLSFSWSLDPLPERLEEIVTTGQAPVYVVHFTQAAAVEHSTSLLNAGWIPKPEGMSERLAGTRFGAGFGKTLAKMLKRGVGVHHAGMLPRYRRLVEQLAQSGELSVICGTDTLGVGINVPIRTVLFTGLAKFDGTRQRVLRTREFLQIAGRAGRAGFDTAGYVVVQAPEHTIENEKAKAKAAAKNAAMSEEKQAKRKSKAQLRKPPEGTVVWTEQTFDKLVAGEPEPLASRMKVDNSMILNVVSREEDAFAVLRRLLTDNHEEPRQQRRLARRALRLARSLVASGVLVRLDELDEHGRRYRLTHDLPPDFALNQPLAHFALEALDVLTPPEESDPVTHALDVVSVVEAVLDSPRQILMAQQWAARGEAVNELKADGVEYEERMALLEEITWPQPLAELLGAAYELYRGAHPWLPEDALDPKSVVRQMYEQGMSFTDLVGRYQLARSEGLVLRYLTDAYRTLRQSVPEQHRSEELEALVDWLGETVRQTDSSLLDEWEALTDPAAALARLGDELTHHAPPPPPRPLSQQGRSFEVMVRNAMFRRVELVARDDLDGLMALERAAADRTDPAREVVVGRSAWDSAIEEYYAEHDRVDLGPDARGPRLLVTTAATGVPAGLDDDAAPARLLQVRQTVHDPEGHHDWVIDAVADLDATDELGELVMPTVAFHRLG from the coding sequence ATGACCCAGCAGGACACCCAGCAAGAGACCCAGCAGGACCCCCGCACCACCGAGGGGGCCGACCGGCTGCAGGGCTTCGACTGGCCACGGGTCGGCGCCGACGCCGACGCCGTCTACGACGCGGTGGCGGCGTACGCCGCGAGCAAGGGCCTGGCGCTCTACCCGCACCAGGACGAGGCGGTGCTCGAGCTGCTGGCCGGCAGCAACGTGGTGCTGGCGACACCGACCGGGTCGGGCAAGTCGCTGGTCGCCCTGGCCGCGCACGCCACCGCGCTGGCCGACGACCGGGTCTCGTTCTACACCGCGCCCATCAAGGCGCTGGTCAGCGAGAAGTTCTTCGACCTGTGCACGGTCTTCGGCGCCGACAACGTCGGGATGCTGACCGGTGACGCCGCGGTCAACGCCGACGCCCCCATCATCTGCTGCACCGCGGAGGTGCTGGCCAACCTCGCGCTGCGCGAGGGTCGCGCCGCCGACGTGGGGCTGGTGGTGATGGACGAGTTCCACTACTACGGCGAGCCCGACCGCGGCTGGGCCTGGCAGGTACCGCTCCTCGAGCTGCCGCAGGCGCAGTTCCTGCTGATGTCGGCCACCCTGGGCGACGTCAGCGCGCTGGGAGCCGACCTGACGCGCCGCAACGGGCGCGAGACGGCGGTCGTCGACGACGCCGAGCGCCCGGTCCCGCTGTCGTTCAGCTGGTCGCTCGACCCGCTGCCCGAGCGGCTCGAGGAGATCGTGACCACCGGGCAGGCGCCCGTCTACGTCGTGCACTTCACCCAGGCCGCTGCCGTCGAGCACTCCACCTCGCTGCTCAACGCCGGCTGGATCCCCAAGCCGGAGGGGATGAGCGAGCGGCTGGCCGGCACCCGCTTCGGCGCCGGCTTCGGCAAGACCCTGGCCAAGATGCTCAAGCGCGGGGTGGGCGTGCACCACGCCGGGATGCTGCCGCGCTACCGGCGCCTGGTCGAGCAGCTGGCCCAGTCGGGCGAGCTCTCGGTCATCTGCGGCACCGACACCCTCGGGGTCGGCATCAACGTGCCGATCCGCACCGTGCTCTTCACCGGCCTGGCCAAGTTCGACGGCACCCGCCAACGGGTGCTGCGCACCCGCGAGTTCCTGCAGATCGCCGGTCGGGCCGGTCGAGCCGGCTTCGACACCGCGGGCTACGTGGTCGTCCAGGCGCCCGAGCACACCATCGAGAACGAGAAGGCCAAGGCCAAGGCCGCGGCCAAGAACGCCGCGATGAGCGAGGAGAAGCAGGCCAAGCGCAAGTCGAAGGCGCAGCTGAGGAAGCCGCCCGAGGGTACCGTGGTGTGGACCGAGCAGACCTTCGACAAGCTGGTGGCCGGGGAGCCCGAGCCCCTGGCCTCACGGATGAAGGTCGACAACTCGATGATCCTCAACGTGGTCTCCCGCGAGGAGGACGCCTTCGCGGTGCTGCGGCGGCTGCTCACCGACAACCACGAGGAGCCGCGCCAGCAGCGCCGCCTGGCCCGCCGGGCCCTGCGCCTGGCGCGCTCGCTGGTGGCCTCGGGGGTGCTGGTGCGCCTCGACGAGCTCGACGAGCACGGGCGCCGCTACCGGCTGACCCACGACCTGCCGCCCGACTTCGCGCTCAACCAGCCGCTGGCCCACTTCGCGCTCGAGGCCCTCGACGTGCTCACCCCGCCCGAGGAGTCCGACCCGGTGACCCACGCGCTCGACGTGGTCTCGGTCGTCGAGGCGGTGCTCGACTCCCCGCGCCAGATCCTGATGGCCCAGCAGTGGGCCGCGCGCGGCGAGGCCGTCAACGAGCTGAAGGCCGACGGGGTCGAGTACGAGGAGCGGATGGCGCTGCTCGAGGAGATCACCTGGCCCCAGCCGCTCGCCGAGCTGCTGGGCGCGGCGTACGAGCTCTACCGCGGCGCGCACCCCTGGCTGCCCGAGGACGCCCTGGACCCCAAGTCGGTGGTGCGCCAGATGTACGAGCAGGGGATGAGCTTCACCGACCTCGTCGGGCGCTACCAGCTGGCCCGCTCCGAGGGCCTGGTGCTGCGCTACCTCACCGACGCCTACCGCACGCTGCGCCAGAGCGTGCCCGAGCAGCACCGCTCCGAGGAGCTCGAGGCGCTGGTCGACTGGCTCGGCGAGACCGTGCGCCAGACCGACTCCTCGCTGCTCGACGAGTGGGAGGCGCTGACCGACCCGGCGGCCGCACTGGCACGCCTGGGCGACGAGCTGACCCACCACGCGCCGCCCCCGCCACCGCGACCGCTCTCGCAGCAGGGGCGCTCGTTCGAGGTGATGGTGCGCAACGCGATGTTCCGGCGCGTCGAGCTGGTCGCGCGCGACGACCTCGACGGCCTGATGGCCCTCGAGCGGGCCGCGGCCGACCGCACCGACCCGGCCCGCGAGGTCGTGGTGGGACGCTCGGCCTGGGACTCCGCCATCGAGGAGTACTACGCCGAGCACGACCGCGTCGACCTCGGCCCCGACGCCCGCGGGCCCCGCCTGCTGGTGACGACCGCCGCGACCGGCGTACCGGCCGGCCTGGACGACGACGCTGCCCCGGCCCGGCTGCTCCAGGTGCGCCAGACCGTGCACGACCCCGAGGGCCACCACGACTGGGTGATCGACGCCGTGGCCGACCTCGACGCCACCGACGAGCTGGGCGAGCTGGTGATGCCGACCGTGGCGTTCCACCGGCTCGGCTGA
- a CDS encoding GNAT family N-acetyltransferase, with amino-acid sequence MSDAVVTHQPEQQRYVASLDGVEAGVAQYELADDPARVVFTHTVVGDEFGGDGVGSALAREALDDVRAAGERSVVAQCSFIAGWIEKHPEYEDLLVR; translated from the coding sequence ATGAGCGATGCGGTCGTGACCCACCAGCCCGAGCAGCAGCGCTACGTCGCCTCCCTCGACGGGGTCGAGGCCGGCGTGGCGCAGTACGAGCTCGCCGACGACCCGGCCCGGGTCGTGTTCACCCACACCGTGGTCGGCGACGAGTTCGGCGGCGACGGGGTCGGCTCGGCCCTGGCCCGCGAGGCCCTCGACGACGTGCGCGCAGCGGGGGAGCGGTCGGTGGTGGCGCAGTGCTCCTTCATCGCCGGCTGGATCGAGAAGCACCCGGAGTACGAGGACCTCCTCGTCCGCTGA
- a CDS encoding ParA family protein, which produces MPDFPEPRPVTEHGKARVVAMCNQKGGVGKTTTTINLGASLAEYGRKVLLVDFDPQGSLSVGLGLNPHEMDLSVYNLLMERDVTLDDVVVPSGVPGMDLLPSNIDLSAAEVQLVHEVAREQTLQRVLAPALEQYDVVLIDCQPSLGLLTVNALTASHGVIVPLECEYFALRGVALLKTTIDKVRERLNPGLEIDGVLGTMFDGRTLHSREVMDRLVQAWGDKVFHTVIRRTVKFSDSTVAGEPITSYASSSAGAESYRQLSREVLGRWLDE; this is translated from the coding sequence ATGCCGGACTTCCCCGAGCCCCGCCCGGTCACCGAGCACGGCAAGGCCCGGGTCGTGGCGATGTGCAACCAGAAGGGCGGCGTCGGCAAGACGACGACGACCATCAACCTGGGCGCCTCGCTCGCCGAGTACGGCCGCAAGGTGCTGCTGGTCGACTTCGACCCCCAGGGCTCGCTGTCGGTCGGCCTCGGGCTGAACCCGCACGAGATGGACCTGTCGGTCTACAACCTGCTGATGGAGCGCGACGTCACCCTCGACGACGTCGTCGTGCCCTCGGGCGTGCCCGGGATGGACCTGCTGCCCTCCAACATCGACCTCTCGGCCGCCGAGGTGCAGCTGGTGCACGAGGTGGCCCGCGAGCAGACGCTGCAGCGCGTCCTCGCCCCAGCGCTCGAGCAGTACGACGTCGTGCTGATCGACTGCCAGCCCTCGCTGGGCCTGCTCACCGTCAACGCCCTCACCGCCTCCCACGGCGTCATCGTGCCCCTGGAGTGCGAGTACTTCGCCCTGCGCGGTGTCGCGCTGCTCAAGACCACCATCGACAAGGTCCGTGAGCGGCTCAACCCCGGCCTCGAGATCGACGGCGTGCTCGGCACCATGTTCGACGGGCGCACGCTGCACTCGCGCGAGGTCATGGACCGCCTGGTCCAGGCGTGGGGCGACAAGGTCTTCCACACCGTCATCCGCCGCACGGTGAAGTTCTCCGACTCGACCGTGGCCGGCGAGCCGATCACCAGCTACGCCTCGTCCTCGGCCGGCGCCGAGTCCTACCGGCAGCTGTCGCGGGAGGTGCTGGGCCGTTGGCTCGACGAGTGA
- a CDS encoding segregation and condensation protein A, with product MSVAAGSGVEAEEGSASPAFAVRLDNFEGPFDLLLNLIAKHKLDITEVSLSKVTDEFIAHVKALRTAPVPASGTGRDAALDLEQTTSFLLVASTLLDLKAARLLPQGDVEDEEDLALLEARDLLFARLIQYRAYKQVAAVVEQRLLDEARRYPRAVGLEERFASLLPEVLIGIGLEQFAALAARAMAPKPVVEVSLQHIHAARVSVREQAAIVVERLRRAGTTTFAALCRDSPDTLTTVARFLSLLELFREGVLVFDQVTPLGVLTLRWTGDDDTEAEALVTDEFEGAPPAPTDTPEEGLA from the coding sequence GTGAGCGTGGCCGCCGGCTCGGGCGTGGAGGCCGAGGAGGGCTCCGCGAGCCCGGCCTTCGCGGTGCGGCTCGACAACTTCGAGGGTCCCTTCGACCTGCTGCTCAACCTGATCGCCAAGCACAAGCTCGACATCACCGAGGTCTCGCTCTCCAAGGTCACCGACGAGTTCATCGCCCACGTCAAGGCGCTGCGCACCGCGCCGGTGCCTGCCTCGGGCACCGGGCGTGACGCCGCCCTCGATCTCGAGCAGACCACGTCGTTCCTGCTGGTGGCCTCGACGCTGCTCGACCTCAAGGCCGCACGCCTGCTGCCTCAGGGCGACGTCGAGGACGAGGAGGACCTGGCGCTGCTCGAGGCCCGCGACCTGCTCTTCGCCCGGCTCATCCAGTACCGCGCCTACAAGCAGGTCGCGGCCGTGGTCGAGCAGCGCCTGCTCGACGAGGCGCGCCGCTACCCCCGCGCGGTGGGCCTGGAGGAGCGGTTCGCCTCGCTGCTGCCCGAGGTGCTGATCGGCATCGGCCTGGAGCAGTTCGCAGCGTTGGCCGCCAGGGCGATGGCGCCCAAGCCGGTCGTCGAGGTCTCGCTGCAGCACATCCACGCCGCCCGGGTCTCGGTGCGCGAGCAGGCCGCGATCGTGGTGGAGCGGCTGCGTCGCGCCGGCACCACCACCTTCGCCGCGCTGTGCCGCGACTCCCCGGACACGCTGACCACCGTGGCCCGCTTCCTCTCGCTGCTGGAGCTCTTCCGCGAGGGGGTCCTGGTCTTCGACCAGGTCACCCCGCTCGGTGTGCTGACCCTGCGCTGGACCGGGGACGACGACACCGAGGCCGAGGCCCTGGTCACCGACGAGTTCGAGGGCGCCCCGCCCGCTCCCACCGACACCCCCGAGGAGGGCCTCGCGTGA
- the scpB gene encoding SMC-Scp complex subunit ScpB, with protein MVADQPLDSVALATAVGHPVEDVVAALQTLAEQYDEQDRGFELRHVAGGWRYYTREAYAPAVEKFVLEGQQARLTQAALETLAVVAYQQPVSRARVSAVRGVNVDGVMRTLLTRGLVEEAGQDVGTGAHLYRTTGYFLERIGVSSLDELPELAPYLPDMEDLEDELERVGGFQTRPDEQPGDQPGAATPTEETP; from the coding sequence ATGGTCGCCGACCAGCCGCTCGACTCGGTGGCCCTGGCCACCGCGGTCGGGCACCCCGTCGAGGACGTCGTGGCCGCCCTGCAGACCCTGGCCGAGCAGTACGACGAGCAGGACCGGGGCTTCGAGCTGCGCCACGTCGCGGGCGGCTGGCGCTACTACACCCGCGAGGCCTACGCGCCCGCGGTGGAGAAGTTCGTGCTGGAGGGCCAGCAGGCCCGGCTGACCCAGGCCGCGCTCGAGACGCTGGCCGTGGTGGCCTACCAGCAGCCGGTCTCGCGGGCCCGGGTCTCGGCGGTGCGCGGCGTGAACGTCGACGGCGTGATGCGCACCCTGCTGACCCGCGGCCTGGTCGAGGAGGCCGGCCAGGACGTCGGCACCGGCGCCCACCTCTACCGCACCACCGGCTACTTCCTGGAGCGGATCGGGGTCAGCTCGCTCGACGAGCTGCCCGAGCTGGCGCCGTACCTGCCGGACATGGAGGATCTGGAGGACGAGCTCGAGCGCGTCGGCGGGTTCCAGACCCGCCCTGACGAGCAGCCCGGTGACCAGCCGGGCGCCGCCACCCCGACCGAGGAGACCCCGTGA
- a CDS encoding pseudouridine synthase, whose translation MPLDDEGQVRLQKLLAQSGVASRRKCEELMLDGLVEVDGEVVTRLGTKVDPRTAVVRVEGHRLPPMSPHVYLVLNKPRGVVSTMSDPEGRRTLGDVVADRPERLFHVGRLDTDTSGLILLTNDGDFAHRMAHPSYEVDKTYVAEVEGQVHRGTIKKLLAGVELEDGPVTVSRARLVEGSHGRTDRERSIVELVIHEGRNRIVRRLLDHVGHPVRRLTRTELGPVRLGGLAPGEMRELTRTELGSLLDRAQL comes from the coding sequence ATCCCGCTCGACGACGAGGGCCAGGTGCGGCTGCAGAAGCTGCTCGCCCAGTCGGGTGTCGCCTCGCGGCGCAAGTGCGAGGAGCTGATGCTCGACGGGCTGGTCGAGGTCGACGGTGAGGTGGTGACCCGCCTGGGCACCAAGGTCGACCCGCGCACCGCCGTGGTGCGCGTCGAGGGCCACCGGCTGCCGCCGATGAGCCCCCACGTCTACCTGGTGCTCAACAAGCCCCGCGGGGTGGTCTCGACCATGTCGGACCCCGAGGGACGCCGCACCCTGGGCGACGTGGTGGCCGACCGCCCCGAGCGGCTCTTCCACGTGGGGCGGCTCGACACCGACACCTCCGGGCTGATCCTGCTCACCAACGACGGCGACTTCGCCCACCGCATGGCCCACCCGTCGTACGAGGTCGACAAGACCTACGTCGCGGAGGTCGAGGGCCAGGTGCACCGCGGCACCATCAAGAAGCTGCTGGCCGGGGTCGAGCTCGAGGACGGGCCGGTGACGGTGAGCAGGGCCCGCCTGGTCGAGGGCAGCCACGGCCGCACCGACCGCGAGCGCAGCATCGTCGAGCTGGTCATCCACGAGGGGCGCAACCGGATCGTGCGGCGCCTGCTCGACCACGTCGGGCACCCGGTGCGCCGCCTGACCCGCACCGAGCTGGGCCCGGTGCGCCTGGGCGGCCTGGCGCCGGGGGAGATGCGTGAGCTGACCCGCACCGAGCTGGGCAGCCTGCTGGACAGGGCGCAGCTGTGA